A single window of Xylocopilactobacillus apicola DNA harbors:
- a CDS encoding CTP synthase, which translates to MTKYVFVTGGVVSSLGKGIVAASLGRLLKNRGLKVTIQKFDPYINVDPGTMNPYQHGEVFVTDDGAETDLDLGHYERFIDNNLGKYSNVTTGKIYSEVIDKERKGEYLGATVQVIPHITGMIRDKILQAGRVNDADVVITEIGGTVGDIESQPFIEAIRQMKSAVGADNVVYIHVTLVPYIKAAEEMKTKPTQHSVRELKSFGVQPNIIVVRTDRPISLSLKEKIASFCDVETDAVIESRDASSIYELPLTLHQEGLDTIVDKYLGLNSPEPSMDSWKELNKRIQTLQNTVTIAIVGKYVELKDSYISVTEALYHAGFKYNTKVKLKMVQAEDVTKENVGDILGSEIDGILVPGGFGDRGIEGMIEAIRYARENDIPFLGICLGMQMACVEFARNVVGLKNANSTEMEPNTENPIIDLLPDQADVVNLGGTLRLGLYPAKLKPGTKTIHLYNDQEEIEERHRHRYEFKNKYRDAFIERGMIFSGTSPDNRLVEVIELPDKKFFIAAQYHPEFLSRPERPEPLYDGFVKTALLQKEERSK; encoded by the coding sequence CTTTAGGACGACTTTTGAAAAATCGTGGGTTAAAGGTTACAATTCAAAAATTTGATCCTTACATCAATGTGGATCCTGGAACAATGAATCCATATCAGCATGGTGAAGTTTTTGTAACTGATGATGGAGCTGAGACCGATCTCGATTTGGGACACTACGAAAGATTTATTGATAACAACTTAGGCAAATATTCAAACGTTACGACTGGTAAGATTTATTCAGAAGTAATTGATAAAGAACGAAAAGGAGAATACTTGGGAGCGACAGTCCAAGTTATTCCCCACATTACAGGCATGATTAGGGATAAAATATTACAAGCAGGCAGAGTTAATGATGCTGACGTTGTAATTACCGAAATCGGCGGAACGGTTGGAGATATTGAATCCCAACCCTTTATTGAAGCCATTCGTCAAATGAAATCGGCTGTTGGAGCGGATAATGTAGTTTATATTCATGTCACTTTAGTTCCTTACATAAAGGCTGCTGAGGAAATGAAAACTAAACCTACTCAACATTCCGTACGAGAACTTAAAAGTTTTGGGGTTCAGCCAAACATCATTGTTGTAAGAACGGACCGACCGATTAGTTTATCTTTAAAAGAGAAGATTGCCTCGTTTTGTGATGTTGAAACAGATGCGGTAATTGAATCACGAGATGCTTCTTCAATTTATGAACTTCCTTTAACGCTGCATCAAGAAGGTTTAGATACAATTGTTGATAAATATCTTGGATTAAATTCACCTGAGCCAAGTATGGATAGCTGGAAAGAACTGAACAAAAGAATTCAGACTTTACAGAACACGGTAACTATTGCTATTGTTGGAAAGTATGTTGAATTAAAAGATTCATACATATCTGTGACTGAAGCTCTTTACCATGCTGGATTTAAGTACAATACTAAAGTAAAACTGAAAATGGTTCAGGCAGAGGATGTCACTAAAGAAAATGTAGGTGACATTTTGGGCTCTGAAATTGACGGGATCTTAGTTCCAGGTGGTTTTGGTGATCGAGGGATTGAAGGAATGATTGAAGCCATCAGGTATGCAAGAGAAAATGATATTCCATTTTTAGGAATTTGTTTAGGAATGCAAATGGCGTGTGTTGAATTTGCTCGCAATGTGGTTGGGTTAAAAAATGCGAATTCGACTGAAATGGAGCCAAATACTGAGAATCCGATCATCGATCTTTTGCCAGATCAAGCTGATGTAGTGAATCTTGGAGGAACTTTGCGTTTAGGACTTTATCCAGCTAAGTTAAAACCGGGAACCAAAACAATTCATCTTTACAATGATCAAGAAGAGATTGAGGAACGCCACAGACATCGTTACGAATTTAAAAATAAATATAGAGATGCATTTATTGAACGTGGAATGATTTTTTCAGGCACTTCACCTGATAATCGACTAGTTGAAGTGATCGAATTACCTGACAAGAAATTTTTTATTGCTGCTCAGTATCACCCAGAATTTCTCTCAAGACCAGAAAGGCCGGAGCCTTTATATGATGGGTTTGTAAAGACAGCTTTATTACAAAAAGAAGAAAGATCTAAATAA